GTATTTTCCCACATGATTAGTGATGTAATTAAGTCTCAAAGATATCGGATGACAATAAATATCGCATCTACAATTATCATTTGATAAGCACGTTAGTTAGTTAGTCTTTCTTAAGAtaagatgaaaattttgaaattatggATCAGAACGCTTTTTTTGTACCATCCGCTTAATAATGATGAATTACTAGTTATTATTAGTACAATAACGCGACAGGTTACCAGCAGCTAGCTATAAAAGTAGCAGCGCAAACCTGATCATGTGAAGATAATCGTCTACTTTTCTTGTCTGTCCTTACACTGGATGAGTACTCCGCAGCATCTGTCACGTTTGATAGCAAAACCAACATGTTTTTTATATGTAAATCATATATAGTAGTAATTTCTCCAGAACCCAGAATaatagaaaagagagagagaggaaagatACATATTCTACAGTGAAAAAGCGAAGCAAAATATCTGGGAGGCATATTCGGTAGTTTGCAAATTACATATCATCGTTTTGATGAGGCAGGTGTTTTGTTTGGATGGCCAGTAAAACGTCACAATTCTAGCCAAACGGGGGGAATCAATAATACAATGCAGAAAGAAAGCGAGAGAAGCTGCAGCAGAAATACATGGTGGTTTTTCACAAGCCTCCCGATCATCTTACCCACCCACCAGTACCACTTACACTTTTCATCATATCATTATTGTAAATTATGACAACAATGTCCGACCATATTATGTGGGTCTACGCCGAACAGAACAGAACAGAAACTACATTCGAGTCTATCCTCCTTGGCAAGTAGTAGTTACTAGTTAGTAGTAGCGGCGATATTATACTACTGCTATACTATCAAACATATAAGAAAAACTGGGGAGtaatataattaattactatTATATTATTATACCTGAGGTAGAAATAGAATGCCTCCGTCGTCTATCCTTCCCCACATCTAGGGTGGAGTCAAAACAGTCAGGTAACGGGCGATCAAGGCGCAGGCTGTGACACTGACGACGGTTGCTGGCATTATTGTTGTGGTCAAACATGGCTCGGACGAAGGAAGCCTCAATCGAGTTCAAGAAACGTACGTGCCTCTCGTCTGTCCACCACCAACTCGGCGATCCTCCTCCACAACTACTACCGTTGTTCTTCCTAGTAGCAGTATTGCTATCATCCATATCCATCACAACTTCgccggaaaagaaaaaaaaaaaaaaaaagctttttaGTTTTCGATGGACTTGGACTTGGACTTGGACTTGGCTGTGTTTCCCCCAGAAATTCCTGAAAAAACAGATGTGAATGTCCTAATCCGCAGCAGTAGTAGTATTATTATGTCCTTGTGTTGGGCGAGAGTTGGAGGGAAGTCATAAGTCTAGAAACATGATAACATGGGTATGGAGAGTCGTACGGGCTTTTATAGAGCAACCTGATGAAGCCAAGCTGGCATAATTTTTAGTCGACCAACGAACGAGAGACACTCTCTCTCACTGTTTCTGACTGCCACGTGCTCCCTTCCGCTCGCTCATCTCGCCTAAATCCTAATGCTGTTCCattaaatatccaaaagttGTTACTGTATCGCGTAATCAACAATGAATGAATGTGTTTGGAtcgtaaattatttgagatatttttactataGCACTCtttatgatatgatgtatgtgagataaaaaaataattgaaaagattaaaaagtgtattgaaaattgtaatgatgatgtaagcaaatatatttgggtaAAAAttatcacctttttttttcttcttcaataCGTCAAATTTTCTGATAAGTAGATTTTGCCGAAATATAAACAGTACTTTTATTTCATAGATCGTTTGacatatttttccctttttatcaTTCTTTTTATGAAGGAACCTATATTTCGCTTCGCCATcgcaaaaaaaaagagatcgaAAATAGTAGCATGAATAAGCACATAATAATCATGTCAGGTATAATATacattatctagaaatttttctctTGAAAGATCCACTATTAGAAAATTCTGAATTATTTTGATTTAGAGCTCAAATGGTTTTCAACGCCTTGTGCTGTGCCCCACAGCCGCCAGTCTTATACTATTTATTTAT
This portion of the Coffea arabica cultivar ET-39 chromosome 2e, Coffea Arabica ET-39 HiFi, whole genome shotgun sequence genome encodes:
- the LOC113730090 gene encoding uncharacterized protein, with protein sequence MDMDDSNTATRKNNGSSCGGGSPSWWWTDERHVRFLNSIEASFVRAMFDHNNNASNRRQCHSLRLDRPLPDCFDSTLDVGKDRRRRHSISTSDAAEYSSSVRTDKKSRRLSSHDQVVPQLEGDDDGIKDEKEKEV